In Halovivax gelatinilyticus, the following are encoded in one genomic region:
- a CDS encoding 50S ribosomal protein L40e encodes MASFDAAEKRTLEKLICMKCNARNPQRAERCRKCGYGNMRPKAKETRAS; translated from the coding sequence ATGGCCAGTTTCGACGCCGCGGAAAAGCGGACCCTGGAGAAGCTCATCTGCATGAAGTGTAACGCCCGAAACCCACAGCGCGCAGAGCGCTGTCGCAAGTGCGGGTACGGCAACATGCGCCCGAAGGCGAAAGAGACCCGCGCGTCCTGA